The Gasterosteus aculeatus chromosome 18, fGasAcu3.hap1.1, whole genome shotgun sequence genome segment ATGTTTGTTAAACGTGCAAGAAGAACATCATCAAACTTGTAGCGAAATTGGCAACAATCAACGTTGTGGGATCCATTCAGTGGCGCGGCGACTGTACTTCCGCCTTAGCCACGCTACTTCCGTTACGCTTGTCCAATCACAGGCGTCGTTTGCAAACGGATTGGGTTCGTTCGATTGTTTTCTCCGATGCTCCCTACGGACACTTGATTTCGATTTTCACACCTTAATAACAGTTAAGTTACTAACGTATGGGAAACACCCTTGTTATGTTATTGATTTAACAACTCAGAGATTATGCCTGTTATAagacatgaaaatgaaaaccagTGGTGTGATTTCCCTGTGACTCACTCTAAACATCACTTTATAGACATTAAGAACTGTGTACCCAGCAGAAATTGATATAAATCAGTGACTTGGAGCTGAAGAACTTCAAAATGACACAATGCTCAACAGAAGAACTTGTCCCAGTGATAATTGACAGGTGTCTTAAGCATAGGCTACAAACAACATTCTCAACAGTATGGTGGAAATATGTAGAAAACACCGAAGCGCATAGGATTTTACGGTTAGCAATAGAACGACTAAGACAAATCCAAGTACTTGTGTAAACACTTTATTTGCGTTTCTTGAATCAAAGCCTCTTAACACCTACAGCAAATAAAACCATGAAATTTTGTTACAATAAACAAAGGTCACACGAAAAATACAGTGTATGCAAATGTAATAACAGTAAATGCCAGTACAGTTTAAAAACAATGCCGCGAAAGCCAAGTTGTCGGTTCCTGGAGCCCAGTCTAAGGGCAGTCCTGGTTTATCCACTCATCAATGTTCAATCCCTTTTTGAAAATATACATGTGGAGGAGCTGCCCcactacaaaaaaataataaaataaaatctaaagaCCCGGTTGTGTGGTAGCAGTCAGCCTTTTACGAAGGCATCAGAACAAAGccaaataaatattgttaagaGGCCACTGGTGGAGTCACATAGAGTCCTTAAACAAGTTGGCAGCAGGGAGCCCTCCTGACTCTGTAGAGCAAATGTGGATACCACAAACTGAGTCCACATAGAGGCGACGTGGCACAGCTAGAGAAAAGTCCAATCGGACCCAGAGTTCCTGGAGTAGCCAGCAGCAATTTGCATCGTCAATAGTGGCCGCTGACACTCAGGAAACATCTGTGgaggataaataaatacattgctTGTACCTACTTAAATGTATTCTCAAACAGCAGACATAAATGTGGTTCACTTCAAATTTTACAAATAAACGGTGGATGATGGATAGAGACCCATTAACGAGCTGCAAATCATTTAAACTAATATACTCACAGCTGGCAGGCTGCTCTCCAAACCGTCGCATCAGTTGATCATGCGTGAACTTGACAAACGCATCATATTGCTCTGTCGGAAGAATAAACGTTCATTCACACACAGCATGGATTCATCTCTACAAACGTGTTTTCtacattttgcaaaaaaaaatatgagtgataaaaaataataataacaaccacACCTGCAAGCTTTGTGGTAAGCATCTCATCGTAGTCCTCGCGGATTTTGTCCTCTCGCTCTTTCAGCAGTCTTTCACAGATCATCCCGACCTGTCTGAGGGAAAATAAAGGCTGCTCTTTTCTAGTGGGAGATGAGGCACCGGAGGAAGTCCCTGTTGGGAGAGATGACATCATACAATGTATCTAGTAAATGACTCATGCTaataaacacactaacattaatgTAAATTGGTCACGCAAATGCTACAACAGACTGTAAACTGAAATTGTCGAGCTTTCGAGCCAAGCAGGTACGGCCACGAGCATCAGTGCAGTGGACTTCTGCTCACAGAGAGAGGTTGTTAAAAGGGAAAGTATAAAGGGGTTACGGCTCTTAACCATGTCCTCTAGACGACTAATAGCATCCATGCCGTCATCCTAACCGGGAACTAAATCAACCAGATCACAATAAACTTATTTTTAAGTTGATCAGTAAAACGATTTTGCAACTCATCACACAAATAATTCACCAATTTGTCAATATCATCATAAAGATGGTAGCTACCTGCTAGGGCGGGTCCACTGTGGACATTCTGCAGGTCCAGAGGACAGCAGCTGTCTGCCTGCTGAAAACCACTGTCCAAGTGTCTTCGTTTCTGGAGCCGCTTATACTCCTGTTTGATGTTATGTAAAATTTGctctgaaacaaaaagaaaaaaacatttttgcaccATTTTATAAGAGGAATCTTTGAACAGAGGTGCTTCAACACAAAGCCGCTGCAGATTATTGATCCTTCATCATGGCCTTGATCATATTTTATGATATGAGACTTGATAGAAGACATCGTGACGTCAAGGTGGAATAAGGtaaattaaatacacacacagtctgatAATTACTACAAATCTCTGGTTTCCGGACATATACATACTCAA includes the following:
- the akirin2 gene encoding akirin-2; translation: MACGATLKRTLDFDPLMSQASPKRRRCAPIASPVSSPQKYSRMEPSPFGEVSSRLTTEQILHNIKQEYKRLQKRRHLDSGFQQADSCCPLDLQNVHSGPALAGTSSGASSPTRKEQPLFSLRQVGMICERLLKEREDKIREDYDEMLTTKLAEQYDAFVKFTHDQLMRRFGEQPASYVS